One genomic segment of Pseudomonadota bacterium includes these proteins:
- a CDS encoding FtsX-like permease family protein, with protein MEVRPILSALLRNRAGAILVAVQIAITLAIVVNAVFLTQQRVEKIGRPTGIDDQNIFSFNSTGFEKGFDFHAMVREDLALMRRMPGVIDVTPMSHIPLSGSGSSSGFYSLPDKKGKNEPANIYRTDDHAVHALGVTLASGKTFEPDTVEYVSKESQGWPPTAVITQDLADALFPKENALGKVFYDDQSKPIKIVGVMSHMHGSWVGWDKVGQVILAPRVGPGPSTSYMVRTAPGELDRLMKDTEIALRARDPNRVLNNFKKMSDDKRKSYGGDSLVAITLSVVTGLVLIFSSLGIFGLATFNVNTRTRQIGTRRAVGARKRDIVRHFMTENWFVTSFGVVTGCALALGVGYWLSNQFGLPRLDLYYLVGGVLGLWIVGQLAAWQPSLKAAKVSPAMATRSV; from the coding sequence ATGGAAGTGCGACCCATCCTCTCGGCACTGCTGCGCAACCGCGCCGGCGCCATCCTGGTGGCGGTGCAGATCGCCATCACGCTCGCCATCGTCGTCAACGCCGTGTTCCTCACGCAGCAACGCGTGGAAAAGATCGGCCGTCCGACCGGCATCGACGACCAGAACATCTTTTCGTTCAACTCGACCGGCTTCGAGAAGGGCTTCGATTTCCATGCGATGGTGCGCGAGGATCTCGCCCTGATGCGGCGCATGCCGGGCGTGATCGACGTGACGCCCATGTCGCACATTCCGCTGTCCGGCAGCGGCAGTTCGTCCGGGTTCTATTCGCTGCCCGACAAGAAGGGCAAGAACGAGCCCGCCAACATCTATCGCACCGACGATCACGCGGTGCACGCGCTGGGCGTCACGCTCGCCTCGGGCAAGACCTTCGAGCCGGACACCGTCGAATACGTCTCCAAGGAATCGCAGGGCTGGCCGCCCACTGCGGTCATCACCCAGGATCTCGCCGACGCGCTGTTCCCGAAGGAGAATGCGCTCGGCAAGGTTTTCTACGACGATCAGAGCAAGCCGATCAAGATCGTCGGCGTGATGTCGCACATGCACGGCTCGTGGGTGGGCTGGGACAAGGTGGGCCAGGTCATCCTGGCGCCGCGCGTCGGACCCGGCCCCAGCACCAGTTACATGGTGCGCACCGCGCCCGGCGAGCTAGACCGGCTCATGAAGGACACCGAGATCGCGCTGCGCGCACGCGACCCGAACCGTGTGCTCAACAACTTCAAGAAGATGTCCGACGACAAGCGCAAGAGTTACGGCGGCGATTCGCTGGTGGCGATCACCCTGTCGGTGGTCACAGGCCTCGTGCTGATCTTCAGCTCGCTCGGCATCTTCGGCCTCGCCACGTTCAACGTGAATACGCGCACGCGCCAGATCGGCACCCGCCGTGCAGTCGGCGCGCGCAAGCGCGACATCGTGCGGCACTTCATGACCGAGAACTGGTTCGTCACCTCGTTCGGTGTCGTGACCGGGTGTGCACTGGCGCTCGGCGTCGGGTACTGGCTGTCTAACCAGTTTGGCCTGCCGCGCCTCGACCTCTACTACCTCGTCGGCGGCGTGCTCGGCCTGTGGATCGTGGGCCAGCTGGCCGCCTGGCAGCCATCCCTCAAGGCGGCCAAGGTGTCCCCGGCCATGGCCACGAGATCGGTTTAA